In a genomic window of Streptomyces noursei ATCC 11455:
- a CDS encoding transposase family protein, which produces MLDVPYELVEHVSWLIHARRRELKSPWRRLGCFKQALLVLVHLRKNETFAQVGAGFGVSESTAWRYVDETLEILAAWAPGLREALVGLGEGDFVIVDGTLIPTDRIKADEPYYSQKHKRHGMNVQVVAAPDGTPLWFSRALPGRAHDLTAARAHGIVQACLTREVLVLADRAYQGAGATVRTPYYRHRELPEHYQQFNRVHTRLRAPGERAFARLKSWRILRRARCSTNRISRTVQAIHTLLTCSYSG; this is translated from the coding sequence ATGCTCGATGTCCCGTACGAGCTCGTTGAGCACGTCTCGTGGCTGATCCACGCCCGTCGGCGCGAGCTGAAGTCGCCCTGGCGGAGGCTGGGGTGCTTCAAGCAGGCCCTGCTGGTGCTGGTGCATCTCCGGAAGAACGAGACGTTCGCCCAGGTCGGAGCAGGTTTTGGAGTCTCGGAGTCCACGGCCTGGCGATACGTCGACGAAACCCTCGAGATCCTCGCTGCCTGGGCCCCAGGCCTGCGCGAGGCCCTGGTCGGGCTGGGTGAGGGCGACTTCGTCATCGTTGACGGCACGCTCATCCCCACCGACCGCATCAAGGCGGACGAGCCATACTACTCCCAGAAACACAAGCGGCACGGCATGAATGTCCAGGTCGTCGCGGCACCGGACGGGACCCCGCTGTGGTTTTCCCGCGCGCTGCCGGGGCGGGCGCACGATCTGACCGCTGCCCGGGCCCACGGCATCGTCCAGGCCTGCCTGACCAGGGAAGTCCTGGTCCTGGCCGACCGGGCCTACCAGGGGGCCGGCGCCACCGTGCGCACTCCGTACTACAGACACCGCGAACTCCCCGAGCACTACCAGCAGTTCAACCGCGTCCACACGCGACTCCGAGCGCCGGGCGAACGGGCCTTCGCCCGGCTGAAGTCCTGGCGGATCCTCCGCCGGGCCCGATGCTCCACCAACCGCATCAGCCGCACCGTACAGGCCATCCACACCCTTCTCACCTGCAGCTATTCAGGATGA
- a CDS encoding acyl carrier protein, whose protein sequence is MYETLSRLLVQEFGISSDLVHPQSTARALEMDSLSLAELTVMITERTGLRFDESGVTLDSTLEEIATHFVPSGEGAAPRGDSKPSVLD, encoded by the coding sequence ATGTACGAGACACTCTCCCGCCTGTTGGTCCAGGAGTTCGGTATATCGTCAGACCTGGTCCATCCCCAATCAACGGCCCGAGCACTCGAAATGGACTCGCTGTCGTTGGCGGAGCTGACAGTGATGATCACGGAAAGGACGGGGCTACGGTTCGATGAGAGTGGTGTGACGCTCGACAGTACGCTCGAAGAGATTGCCACGCACTTCGTCCCGTCCGGCGAAGGTGCCGCTCCGCGCGGGGATTCCAAGCCTTCCGTCCTGGATTAG
- a CDS encoding S53 family peptidase, whose protein sequence is MRIARPRGRAAATTAATAALTVVALATTPLAGTGTAAVPHTKAVPAVAGHQLVHGVGSPLSIAECRAKFKLACYNPLQYRTAYNLNALYRKGITGKGRTIVIVDSFGSPTVQHDLDVYSKQFGIPSTMVNVVKWGNVPAFDPKNPDMTGWAGETTLDVEMAHAVAPDAKIVLVETAVSETEGTTGLPEMMDAERAMIKRGVGDVISQSFGATENTFPGFDKGDFSSIKNLRYAFKEAAKKHVTVLASSGDGGATDNTADGKGFYKERVNSWPSSDPLVTSVGGTQLHLNDQGQRIKPDSVYNDHGAGGGGQSHVFTRPAFQNAVKSTVGDRRGTPDISMTAAVDGGAWIYSSYDPTATGWGITGGTSESAPLFSGIVALADQAAGRRLGNINDALYTLYKRSAHDKSTGIVDVNDGTNNSYEGVTGYTAVNGYDMATGVGTVDAARFVPALARASHRG, encoded by the coding sequence ATGCGCATAGCCCGCCCACGTGGACGCGCCGCGGCCACGACGGCCGCAACCGCCGCCCTCACCGTCGTCGCTCTGGCGACCACCCCGCTCGCCGGTACCGGTACCGCCGCAGTGCCGCACACCAAGGCCGTCCCGGCCGTCGCCGGGCACCAGTTGGTGCACGGCGTGGGCAGCCCGCTGTCCATCGCGGAGTGCCGGGCCAAGTTCAAGCTCGCCTGCTACAACCCCCTCCAGTACCGCACGGCGTACAACCTCAACGCGCTGTACAGGAAGGGAATCACGGGCAAGGGCCGCACGATCGTCATCGTGGACTCCTTCGGCTCCCCGACCGTCCAGCACGATCTGGACGTCTACAGCAAGCAGTTCGGCATCCCCAGCACCATGGTGAACGTGGTCAAGTGGGGCAACGTCCCTGCCTTCGACCCCAAGAACCCCGACATGACCGGCTGGGCCGGCGAGACCACCCTCGACGTCGAGATGGCACACGCCGTGGCGCCCGACGCGAAGATCGTCCTGGTGGAGACGGCGGTCTCCGAGACCGAGGGCACCACCGGTCTGCCGGAGATGATGGACGCCGAGAGAGCCATGATCAAACGTGGCGTCGGCGATGTGATCAGCCAGAGCTTCGGCGCCACCGAGAACACGTTCCCCGGCTTCGACAAGGGTGACTTCTCGAGTATCAAGAACCTGCGGTACGCCTTCAAGGAGGCCGCCAAGAAGCACGTCACCGTCCTCGCCTCCTCCGGTGACGGGGGTGCCACCGACAACACCGCCGACGGGAAGGGCTTCTACAAGGAGCGCGTCAACTCCTGGCCGTCCTCGGACCCGTTGGTCACCTCGGTCGGTGGCACCCAGCTGCACCTGAACGACCAGGGTCAGCGCATCAAGCCGGACAGCGTCTACAACGACCACGGCGCGGGCGGTGGCGGCCAGTCGCACGTCTTCACCCGCCCGGCCTTCCAGAACGCGGTGAAGAGCACCGTGGGCGACCGCCGCGGCACCCCGGACATCTCGATGACCGCCGCCGTCGACGGCGGCGCCTGGATCTACTCCAGCTACGACCCGACCGCCACCGGCTGGGGCATCACCGGCGGCACCAGCGAGTCGGCTCCGCTCTTCTCCGGCATCGTCGCCCTCGCCGACCAGGCCGCCGGCCGCCGCCTCGGCAACATCAACGACGCGCTGTACACGCTCTACAAGCGCTCCGCCCACGACAAGAGCACCGGCATCGTCGACGTCAACGACGGTACGAACAACAGCTACGAAGGCGTCACCGGCTACACCGCCGTCAACGGCTACGACATGGCCACCGGCGTCGGCACCGTGGACGCCGCCCGCTTCGTCCCGGCCCTCGCTCGGGCAAGCCACCGCGGCTGA
- a CDS encoding GNAT family N-acetyltransferase gives MVTLETPRLILRRWREEDVAPMAAINADPEVMRWIRDGSVRDEQQTRGGIQAWEREWESQGFGLFAVEIRSTGELAGFTGLSVPGYLPEILPAVEVGWRLGRSHWGQGLATEAAAAAVRFGFEERGLERIVSITQVGNDASERIMTKLGMHPVRETFNPTGGRRVRVFELSSDQYVTTAR, from the coding sequence ATGGTCACGCTTGAGACTCCCCGTTTGATCCTGCGTCGCTGGCGCGAGGAAGACGTTGCGCCCATGGCCGCCATCAATGCCGATCCCGAGGTCATGCGGTGGATCCGTGACGGCAGCGTTCGTGACGAACAGCAGACTCGCGGAGGGATCCAGGCATGGGAGCGCGAGTGGGAGTCACAGGGCTTCGGCCTGTTCGCCGTGGAGATCCGGTCCACTGGCGAGCTGGCCGGGTTCACCGGTCTTTCGGTGCCCGGCTACTTGCCGGAGATACTGCCGGCGGTTGAGGTCGGCTGGCGGCTGGGACGTTCCCACTGGGGGCAGGGCTTGGCCACCGAGGCCGCTGCGGCCGCTGTCCGGTTCGGGTTCGAAGAGCGAGGGCTGGAGCGGATCGTCAGCATCACTCAAGTGGGCAACGACGCCTCCGAACGGATCATGACCAAACTGGGGATGCATCCGGTCCGTGAGACCTTCAATCCCACCGGCGGCCGACGAGTCCGGGTGTTCGAGTTGTCGTCGGACCAGTACGTCACAACCGCTCGTTGA
- a CDS encoding alpha/beta hydrolase, translating into MAAQTASIVLEPEAQDIADATSQHPFLYELEPAAARKVLDDLQAAPVDKLPADEEWVTVPAAVGDVRVRIVKPRGATGTLPVVLYMHGGGWVLGNAGTHDRLVRELAVGARAALAFVEYTPSPEAHYPVAIEQGYATAQWIVREGASKGLDAQRMAVAGESVGGNMTAALALMAKERGDVTFVQQSMYYPVTDAAMNTDSYDQFATGYYLSRKLMEWFWDAYTADPDQRAEITASPNRAAVDQLTGLPPALLIVDEADVLRDEGEAYAAKLRAAGVPVTTVRYDGTVHDFMMLNSLSRSKAARGAIDQATAFLRNALGTAQG; encoded by the coding sequence ATGGCTGCTCAGACCGCATCAATCGTCCTTGAACCCGAGGCACAGGACATCGCCGACGCGACCTCGCAACACCCGTTCCTGTACGAGCTGGAACCCGCCGCGGCGCGCAAGGTCCTCGACGACCTCCAGGCCGCACCGGTCGACAAGCTGCCAGCCGACGAGGAGTGGGTCACCGTTCCCGCCGCCGTGGGAGACGTCCGGGTTCGCATCGTCAAACCGCGGGGTGCCACGGGAACGCTGCCCGTGGTGCTGTACATGCACGGCGGTGGCTGGGTACTCGGCAATGCCGGCACGCACGACCGCCTGGTGCGCGAGTTGGCGGTCGGCGCCCGTGCGGCGCTGGCGTTCGTGGAGTACACACCGTCGCCCGAGGCGCACTACCCCGTGGCCATCGAGCAGGGCTACGCCACCGCGCAGTGGATCGTCCGCGAGGGTGCGTCCAAGGGGCTGGATGCCCAGCGCATGGCAGTGGCCGGGGAATCGGTCGGCGGAAACATGACGGCCGCACTCGCCCTGATGGCCAAGGAACGCGGTGACGTCACGTTCGTGCAGCAGTCGATGTACTACCCCGTCACGGACGCGGCCATGAACACCGATTCCTACGACCAGTTCGCCACTGGCTACTACCTGAGCCGCAAGCTGATGGAGTGGTTCTGGGACGCGTACACGGCCGACCCGGACCAGCGCGCGGAGATCACCGCATCTCCCAACCGCGCCGCCGTCGACCAGCTCACCGGCCTGCCGCCCGCCCTGCTGATCGTCGACGAGGCCGACGTGCTCCGCGACGAGGGCGAGGCATACGCCGCCAAGCTCCGAGCGGCCGGCGTGCCGGTAACCACCGTGCGCTACGACGGCACGGTCCACGACTTCATGATGCTCAACTCGCTGAGCCGGTCCAAAGCCGCCCGCGGAGCCATCGACCAGGCCACGGCGTTCCTGCGCAACGCCCTCGGAACAGCCCAGGGCTAG
- a CDS encoding UBP-type zinc finger domain-containing protein, producing the protein MTDIDGIAAGVPPSSTGCADCDAAGGWWFHLRRCAQCGHIGCCDSSPAQHATAHWKSSGHPVVQSFEPGEEWYWNYATDVLYESGPELAPPTSHPAAQPTPGPADRVPQNWPDLLHP; encoded by the coding sequence ATGACCGACATCGACGGCATCGCGGCGGGCGTCCCGCCCAGCAGTACCGGCTGCGCGGACTGCGACGCAGCGGGGGGCTGGTGGTTCCATCTCCGACGCTGCGCGCAGTGCGGCCACATCGGCTGCTGCGACTCGTCACCGGCCCAACACGCCACCGCCCACTGGAAGTCCTCTGGGCATCCCGTGGTGCAGAGCTTCGAGCCGGGTGAGGAGTGGTACTGGAACTACGCCACCGACGTGCTGTACGAGTCCGGGCCCGAACTGGCCCCGCCGACCAGCCACCCGGCCGCCCAACCGACCCCGGGACCGGCCGACCGTGTCCCGCAGAACTGGCCGGACCTGCTCCACCCCTGA
- a CDS encoding ATP-binding protein, whose product MSAQVMACDPHEIGSLFLFEKLSPEQLGRLCSEGRMERFEPGPVYTEGDPATCFYVMVEGTVVLSRRVGGDDVEVSRTSQRGVYAGAMQAYLGDQVPQTYINSMRVTEPTRFFVLPARSFADVMREWFPMPTHLLEGLFFGSKNTQRAVGQRERLLALGSLSAGLTHELNNPAAAAVRATAALRERVGRMRNKLAVIAQGRYSREALVELIELQERTAERVAKAPVLTPLEASDREDELADWLEEHGIPESWRIAPVFVQAGLDTDWLDQVAATVGEDVLPGAVGWLSYTVETELLMDEIDDSTTRISHLVDAAKQYAQLDRAPHRDVDVHELLDSTLLMLSGKIGPRVRVVKDYDRSLPEVPAYPAELNQVWTNLIDNAVAAIGSTGHDGTLTVRTAREGDRLLVEFRDTGPGVPEDIRSRIFDPFFTTKPVGEGTGLGLDICWRIVVNKHHGSLQVESVPGDTRFQVLLPLTAPEAEAEAETTTTEESV is encoded by the coding sequence ATGAGCGCACAGGTCATGGCCTGCGACCCGCACGAGATCGGCTCGCTGTTCCTCTTCGAGAAGCTCTCCCCGGAGCAGCTCGGACGGCTGTGCTCCGAGGGACGGATGGAACGGTTCGAACCCGGCCCGGTGTACACCGAGGGCGACCCGGCGACCTGCTTCTACGTGATGGTCGAGGGAACCGTCGTACTGTCCCGCCGGGTCGGCGGCGACGATGTGGAGGTCAGCCGGACCTCGCAGCGCGGCGTGTACGCGGGGGCCATGCAGGCGTATCTGGGCGACCAGGTCCCGCAGACGTACATCAACTCCATGCGGGTGACCGAACCCACCCGGTTCTTCGTGCTGCCCGCCCGGTCGTTCGCGGACGTCATGCGGGAGTGGTTCCCGATGCCGACGCACCTGCTGGAGGGGCTCTTCTTCGGCTCCAAGAACACCCAGCGGGCCGTCGGCCAGCGGGAACGCCTGCTGGCGCTCGGATCGTTGTCCGCCGGACTCACCCACGAGCTCAACAATCCGGCCGCGGCCGCCGTCCGGGCCACCGCGGCGCTGCGTGAGCGGGTCGGCAGGATGCGGAACAAACTGGCGGTCATCGCCCAGGGCCGCTACTCCCGAGAGGCCCTGGTCGAGCTCATCGAGCTCCAGGAACGCACCGCCGAACGCGTCGCCAAGGCACCGGTGTTGACCCCTCTGGAGGCGTCCGACCGGGAGGACGAGCTCGCCGACTGGTTGGAGGAGCACGGCATCCCGGAGAGTTGGCGGATCGCGCCGGTCTTCGTCCAGGCCGGGCTGGACACGGACTGGCTGGACCAGGTCGCGGCGACCGTGGGCGAAGACGTCCTGCCGGGGGCGGTCGGCTGGCTCAGCTACACGGTCGAGACCGAGCTGCTGATGGACGAGATCGACGACTCCACCACCCGCATCTCCCACTTGGTGGACGCGGCCAAGCAGTACGCGCAGCTCGACCGCGCCCCTCACCGGGACGTCGACGTACACGAACTCCTCGACAGCACACTACTGATGCTGTCCGGCAAGATCGGCCCCCGGGTGAGGGTGGTCAAGGACTACGACCGCTCCCTCCCCGAAGTACCCGCCTACCCGGCGGAACTCAACCAGGTGTGGACCAACCTCATCGACAACGCGGTGGCCGCCATCGGCAGCACGGGCCACGACGGCACCCTGACGGTCCGCACGGCCAGGGAAGGCGACCGACTCCTCGTGGAGTTCCGCGACACCGGCCCCGGCGTCCCCGAGGACATCCGCAGCCGCATCTTCGACCCCTTCTTCACCACCAAGCCCGTCGGGGAGGGCACCGGCCTCGGCCTCGACATCTGCTGGCGGATCGTCGTCAACAAGCACCACGGCAGCCTCCAGGTCGAGTCCGTACCGGGCGACACGCGATTCCAGGTGCTGCTGCCGCTGACCGCCCCCGAGGCCGAGGCCGAGGCCGAAACCACGACCACCGAGGAGTCCGTATGA
- a CDS encoding FAD-dependent oxidoreductase, with product MAQATDATRTVILTVDDDPGVSRAIARDLRRRYGDGYRIVRAESGGSALEALRELKLRGDLVAVILADYRMPQMNGIEFLEQALGVYPGARRVLLTAYADTDAAIDAINVVDLDHYLLKPWDPPEEKLYPVLDDLLTAWRSSDYRPVPATKVVGHRWSAPSSRAREFLARNQVPYRWYSSDEPEGQRLLAAAGADGLRLPLVITPDGTALIEPESTELAAHVGLATTPTAAFYDLVIIGGGPAGLGSAVYGASEGLRTVLVERSATGGQAGQSSRIENYLGFPDGVSGAQLTARARRQASRFGAEILTAREVTGLEVNGPARVVRFSDGSAVAAHSVILATGVSYRQLEAPGCDELTGCGVYYGSSLTETSSCEGQDVYVVGGANSAGQAAVYLARGAKSVTMLVRGESLTASMSYYLIQQIDEAPNITVRPRTVVEEAHGEEHLERLTLRDTVTGATEVVDAQWMFVFIGAAPLTDWLGGTVLRDENGFILAGPDLTPDGRPPAEWALDRPPYHLETSVPGVFVAGDARARSAKRVASAVGEGAMAVMLVHRFLEQS from the coding sequence ATGGCACAGGCCACCGACGCAACGCGGACCGTCATCCTGACGGTGGACGACGACCCGGGAGTCTCCCGCGCCATCGCCCGCGACCTGCGGCGCCGCTACGGCGACGGCTACCGGATCGTACGCGCCGAGTCCGGCGGATCCGCCTTGGAGGCGCTGCGCGAGCTGAAGCTCCGCGGCGACCTGGTGGCCGTGATCCTCGCCGACTACCGGATGCCGCAGATGAACGGCATCGAGTTCCTCGAACAGGCCCTCGGTGTGTACCCGGGGGCGCGGCGCGTGCTGCTGACCGCCTACGCCGATACCGACGCTGCCATCGACGCGATCAACGTCGTCGACCTCGACCACTATCTCCTCAAGCCTTGGGACCCGCCCGAGGAGAAGCTCTACCCCGTCCTGGACGATCTCCTCACGGCCTGGCGGTCCAGCGACTACCGGCCGGTACCCGCGACCAAGGTGGTCGGGCACCGCTGGTCCGCCCCCTCCTCGCGGGCGCGCGAGTTCCTGGCCCGCAACCAGGTGCCGTACCGCTGGTACTCCTCCGACGAACCGGAGGGACAGCGGCTGCTGGCGGCGGCCGGGGCCGACGGCCTACGGCTTCCCCTGGTGATCACGCCGGACGGTACCGCGCTGATCGAGCCGGAGTCGACCGAACTGGCCGCCCACGTGGGGCTCGCGACCACGCCGACCGCCGCGTTCTACGACCTCGTCATCATCGGCGGCGGCCCGGCCGGACTCGGCTCGGCGGTGTACGGGGCCTCCGAGGGGCTGCGGACCGTACTGGTCGAGCGGTCGGCGACCGGCGGACAGGCCGGCCAGAGTTCCCGCATCGAGAACTACCTCGGCTTCCCGGACGGCGTGTCCGGTGCGCAGCTGACCGCTCGTGCCCGCCGCCAGGCGAGCCGCTTCGGTGCCGAGATCCTCACCGCTCGCGAGGTCACGGGGCTGGAGGTGAACGGTCCGGCGCGCGTCGTGCGCTTCTCCGACGGCTCAGCGGTCGCCGCGCACAGCGTCATCCTGGCGACCGGTGTGTCGTACCGGCAGCTGGAGGCGCCGGGATGCGACGAGCTGACCGGCTGCGGGGTGTACTACGGCTCGTCCCTCACCGAGACGTCGTCCTGCGAGGGCCAGGACGTGTACGTCGTCGGCGGCGCGAATTCCGCCGGGCAGGCGGCGGTGTACCTGGCACGGGGCGCGAAGTCGGTGACCATGCTGGTGCGCGGGGAGTCCCTGACAGCGTCGATGTCGTACTACCTGATCCAGCAGATCGACGAGGCCCCGAACATCACCGTGCGGCCCCGGACCGTCGTCGAGGAGGCGCACGGCGAGGAGCACCTGGAACGGCTGACCCTGCGGGATACCGTGACCGGCGCCACCGAAGTCGTCGATGCCCAGTGGATGTTCGTCTTCATCGGTGCCGCCCCGCTGACCGACTGGCTCGGCGGGACCGTGCTGCGCGACGAGAACGGCTTCATCCTCGCCGGACCGGATCTGACGCCGGACGGGCGCCCCCCTGCCGAATGGGCACTGGACCGGCCGCCCTACCACCTGGAGACCAGCGTCCCGGGTGTGTTCGTGGCGGGCGACGCGCGAGCCCGGTCCGCGAAGCGCGTCGCGTCCGCCGTGGGAGAGGGTGCCATGGCCGTGATGCTCGTCCACCGCTTCCTGGAGCAGTCATGA
- a CDS encoding SDR family oxidoreductase: MKFAVIGGTGLIGSQVVKKLNAAGHEAVPHAMSTGVDVITGQGVEEAVACADVIVNLTNSPTFDDASLAFFRTSMENLLAAGQKGGVGHAVILSIVGTDQVPDLAYYRAKTLQEDILKAGPVPYSIVRATQFMEFVAAVLSWTTEGDVVRLPTTPIQPIAAQDVSDAVAEVAAGTPLNGTLNVGGPDVFPLDDLGRITLNARPDGRRVVTDGTAGMFAAVNGDVLTTKGDARIAPTHYTDWLS, encoded by the coding sequence ATGAAGTTCGCAGTGATCGGCGGTACGGGCCTGATCGGATCGCAGGTCGTGAAGAAGCTGAATGCGGCAGGGCACGAGGCCGTGCCGCACGCCATGTCCACGGGCGTCGACGTGATCACTGGGCAGGGTGTGGAGGAGGCGGTGGCCTGCGCCGACGTCATCGTCAATCTGACGAATTCCCCGACGTTCGACGACGCCTCCCTCGCCTTCTTCCGGACCTCGATGGAGAACCTGTTGGCCGCCGGCCAGAAGGGCGGGGTCGGGCACGCCGTCATCCTCTCGATCGTCGGCACGGACCAGGTACCCGACCTCGCCTACTACCGGGCCAAGACCCTCCAGGAGGACATCCTCAAGGCCGGGCCGGTCCCGTACTCGATCGTGCGCGCCACCCAGTTCATGGAGTTCGTCGCCGCGGTCCTGTCGTGGACCACCGAGGGTGACGTCGTCCGTCTGCCCACCACCCCGATCCAGCCGATCGCCGCCCAGGACGTCTCCGACGCCGTCGCCGAAGTCGCCGCGGGCACCCCCCTGAACGGCACTCTCAACGTCGGTGGGCCCGACGTCTTCCCCCTCGACGACCTCGGACGGATCACCCTGAACGCCCGCCCCGACGGTCGCCGCGTCGTCACCGACGGCACCGCCGGCATGTTCGCGGCCGTCAACGGCGACGTTCTCACCACCAAGGGCGACGCCCGTATCGCCCCCACGCACTACACGGACTGGCTCTCCTGA
- a CDS encoding antibiotic biosynthesis monooxygenase family protein: MAKLQSLDPNTPMFAQFKEKTGPIVLANTFFVPKERAEAFLTLFRRQAAFMKAQPGCVSLQMHKGTADSQLLMNVAVWESTEALATAFGSPEFQRMAAEFPDDIVSYPHIFERIDV, encoded by the coding sequence ATGGCCAAGCTGCAGAGCCTGGACCCGAACACACCGATGTTCGCGCAGTTCAAGGAGAAGACCGGACCCATCGTCCTGGCCAACACCTTCTTCGTCCCAAAGGAGAGGGCCGAAGCATTCCTGACCCTCTTTCGAAGGCAGGCGGCGTTCATGAAGGCTCAGCCGGGATGCGTCTCCCTGCAGATGCACAAGGGAACGGCGGACAGCCAACTCCTGATGAATGTCGCGGTCTGGGAGTCGACCGAGGCACTCGCCACGGCGTTCGGCAGCCCGGAGTTCCAGCGCATGGCCGCCGAGTTTCCCGACGACATCGTGTCGTACCCGCACATCTTCGAGCGGATCGACGTATGA
- a CDS encoding IS5 family transposase (programmed frameshift): protein MGKRQSRPWIVSDELWALIEPLLPKPGPKLVEGRPRVPDRQALCGILFVLHTGIQWEFLPQELGFGSGMTCWRRLAAWNEAGVWDQLHVLLLKKLRSAKKLDWSRAVIDSSHVRAARKGPKSGPSPVDRARPGSKHHVVTDAQGIPLAVSLTGGNRNDVTQLLPLLDKIPAVAGVVGRPRHRPDALFADRGYDHDKYRRLLWQRGIRPVIARRGEPHGSGLGIFRYVVERTIAWLHGFRRLRIRWERRDDIHEAFLGLATCLITYRHVRRLC, encoded by the exons GTGGGGAAACGTCAGTCGCGGCCGTGGATCGTGTCGGATGAACTGTGGGCCCTGATCGAGCCGTTGCTGCCCAAGCCGGGGCCGAAGCTGGTCGAGGGGCGGCCGAGGGTGCCGGACCGGCAGGCGTTGTGCGGGATCCTTTTCGTGCTGCACACCGGCATCCAGTGGGAGTTCCTGCCGCAGGAGCTGGGCTTCGGTTCGGGCATGACCTGCTGGCGGCGGCTGGCCGCGTGGAACGAGGCCGGGGTGTGGGATCAGCTGCATGTGCTGCTGTTGAAGAAGCTGCGGTCGGCGAAGAAGCTGGACTGGTCGCGGGCGGTGATCGACTCCTCCCATGTGCGGGCGGCCCGCA AGGGGCCCAAAAGCGGTCCCAGCCCGGTCGATCGCGCACGGCCGGGCAGCAAGCACCACGTCGTCACCGATGCCCAGGGCATCCCGCTCGCGGTGTCGCTGACTGGCGGCAACCGCAACGACGTCACCCAGCTCCTGCCCCTGCTCGACAAGATCCCCGCCGTCGCCGGGGTTGTCGGCCGGCCCCGGCACCGGCCCGACGCGCTGTTCGCCGACCGCGGCTACGACCACGACAAGTACCGGCGCCTGCTGTGGCAGCGCGGAATCCGTCCCGTGATCGCGAGACGAGGCGAGCCACACGGCTCCGGCCTGGGCATCTTCCGGTATGTCGTCGAACGAACGATCGCCTGGCTGCACGGCTTCCGTCGCCTGCGCATCCGGTGGGAGCGACGGGACGACATCCATGAAGCCTTCCTCGGGCTCGCCACATGTCTCATCACCTACAGACATGTCCGACGCCTTTGTTAG
- a CDS encoding TetR/AcrR family transcriptional regulator C-terminal domain-containing protein, with the protein MPDSGKPAEGKRESHRKLFPLLTAISCQVACAQTASRIDGGVLALVAHSLLRTNSPRVAGPLDDISTACSKRPPTNSSRSLGEPLPEAFPDRLKELSRRSRAALLSHRDAARMVAGVCVAEPHTLRYADTVIATLLAAGHSHRTAAWTHSHS; encoded by the coding sequence ATGCCAGACTCCGGAAAACCAGCAGAAGGAAAGCGCGAGTCGCACCGCAAGCTCTTTCCTCTCCTCACGGCGATCTCGTGCCAGGTGGCGTGCGCGCAGACCGCCAGCAGGATCGATGGCGGCGTACTCGCACTGGTCGCGCATTCCCTCCTGAGGACGAACTCCCCCCGGGTCGCGGGGCCGTTGGATGACATCAGCACCGCCTGCTCGAAACGGCCTCCGACGAACTCCTCGCGCAGTCTCGGCGAGCCGCTTCCCGAGGCGTTCCCCGACCGGCTCAAGGAACTGAGCCGCCGCTCCCGCGCGGCGCTGCTCTCCCACCGCGACGCCGCCAGAATGGTCGCGGGCGTGTGCGTCGCCGAGCCCCACACGCTGCGCTACGCCGACACCGTGATCGCCACCCTGCTGGCGGCCGGCCACTCACACCGCACGGCCGCGTGGACCCACTCACACTCATGA